The Streptomyces sp. NBC_00576 genome contains the following window.
GGCAGCCCTCTTGAGGTCGTAGATGTCGATGTAGCCGCCGAAGACCTGGCGGGTGTTGCGGTCGGCCTCGGAGATCGGCGTTCCGGTGAAGGCGAGGAGCGTGGCGTGCGGGAGGGCGTCGCGGAGGTGGCGGGCGTAGCCGTCGAGGTTGTCGTAGTGGCTGCGGTGGGCCTCGTCGACGACGACCACGATGTTGCGCCGGTCGGAGAGCAGTGGGTGGTCGGCCCCCGACTCCTTCTCCTCCTTGGTCCTGCCGAACTTCTGCAGGGTGGTGAAGAGGATGCCACCGGTCCTCTTGGCAGCGAGCTCCTCCCGCAGTTTGGCCCGGGTCGCGACCTGGAGAGGAGTCCCCGGGAGGATCTCGCTCTCGAGGAAGGTGGAGTACAGCTGGTCGTCGAGGTCGTTGCGGTCCGTGATGACGACGACGGTCGGGTTCAGCAGGGCCGGATCGCTCATCACCATCGCCGTGGTGAGCACCATCTCCTCGGACTTGCCCGAGCCCTGCGTGTGCCAGATGACACCGGCCTTCCCGTCTCCGGCTGCCGCTTCGCGCACCTTCTCCGCGGCCCGGGTCACCGCGAAGTACTGGTGCGGCTTCGCGATGCGCTTCATCCGCTTGGGCGGCACGAAGTTGATGAAGGACCGGCACAGAGAGAGGAACCGGGTCTGGGTGAACAGCCCGTGCAGCGCCAGGTTCTGACCCGAGTCGGCCACCCCGTCGCCGTCCACGGCGAACGGGGTGACGCGGGCCCCGGTCTCGTCCGTGTTCCACGGCGCGAAGTGCTCGTACGGGGTGAAGGGCGTGCCGTACTTCGCCGTGATGCCGTCGGAGAGCAGCACCACCGCGTTGTAGCGGAAGGCGGTCGGGAACTCCTTCACGTACCGGGCGACCTGGGAGTGCGCGTCCTGGAGCGTGGCGCTCTCGTCGCCGGCGCGCTTCAACTCCAGCACGGCGAGCGGGAGTCCGTTGACGTACAGAACGATGTCGAAGCGGCGCCGCTTCTCGCCGTCGACGACGGTTACCTGGTTCAGCGCGCGGTACGTGTTCCCGTCCGGGTCCGTCAGGTCGACGAGGCGGACGGTCGGGTTGTGCTCGGCACCGAAGGCGTCGGTGTAGACGACGGAGCGGATGCCGGTCGTCAGGTAACCGTGGGCGGTGCGGTTCTCCTCGTACGTGTCCTGCGACTCCGGGGTCGCCGCGGCGGCGATGGCGTCGCGTACGGCGTCCGGGGGCAACTCGGGGTTGAGCCGCTCGATCGCCTCACGGAGGTCGGGGTAGAGGATCAGGTCGTCCCAGGACTTACGGTGCCCGGAGCCGGGGGCGAACTCGTTGCCGGATGCCGGCAGCCAGGCCAACTCGGCGAGCTCGTCGAGGGCAAGCAACTCCCAGTCGGCTTCCAGGGGGCGGTGGTTCGGGCCTCTTCTGCTTCCGCTCTCGTCGTCGTGCGTCATGTGTGATCCTCGACAATCTTCTCGGCGTCTTTGACGTGAAGGCGGCCGGACATGAGCTGGGGGAGGAGGGTGTCGCGGAGGGTGGCGAGGGTGCGTGTCTCCACGAGGGCGTGAGCGGCAATCTGCAGGAGCGGAGAGGTCTTCGCCGACCACGCCGCGAGCCGCGCGGCGGTGGGCACCCCACACTCAAGTTCTACGATGATCCTTTTATTGATGTGCTGCTGGGCCCCGCCCGAAGCATGCTTGGTGAGATCGGCGACTCGTGCCTTGATGTCGTAGAACAGCCAGTCGGTGAGCGCCGGGTCGTCGGACCAAACCCCGGCGACGTTCTGACTACCCCCGGCGACGATCTCCAAGCGGGAGACCTGCCCCATCGTGGCGCCGGTAATCCCAATCAAGGTGGCTCCGGGCGGCATAAGCTTCACAGAGCTTGCAGACAACCCATCCTCGGTAATCATCTCGCTGGGCTCAAGAACGCGGAATTCGTTGGCCTTCCCGGAATTGATCCAGTTGATCGTCCCGCCAGACCAGTACTCCGGAATGGAGCGGCTCGGCGTACCACCGACCACTACGTGGGCCAGCCGACCAAGGTGTTCGGACTCTGCGGGCAGGCCGGCTTGTTCGCTCTGGTAATGAGCGCTTACCAACGTGTCCGCTGTGGCTGCGATGTGCTCGTTGACGGCGATCTTGTCATCCAGTGACCCAATGACGGAGATAATCCCTTCGCGTTCTTGACGCGAGGGAAGGGGTACCGGGAGTACACGCACATCTTTGAGATTGAGTGTGGCCTGCACTGTTGTGTTCAGGCGTTCCCGAATGTATTGCTGGGCATCCTCGGATTCGATAAAATACTGCAGCCATCGAGGAGAAATATCCGGGATAGGCCGCAGTACTCCGATTGCCCTAGCTACGTTCCACCCGGCGAGCCGATCTGAAGCGATTGCCACCTGCCCCGTAGACCCAACCAGGGTCAAAAGGACCTCACCGCCTTGTAGGCGGGTTCTCGAATATTTGACCTCGACGTCAGGAGATACGCGCAGGGGATCACTTGTATCGATTCTTCCATTGCGCACATCCTTGACACGTACGATCGGCACCCCGGTCGCCTCAGCCGATCCCGGCTGCACAATTCCGTACGAGACCCCACTCTTCAACAAGGATTCGAGTGGGACCCTGTTCCACTCAGACATCGACCCTCCCCAACTGCACGCGGACCGTCTTCTCCAGCTCCGCCGACCTGTCGAACAGCCCGTACAGCTCCTCCGTCAGCGCAGCGATCCGCTCCGCCACCGCATCCGCCCCCTCTTCCTCCGCCTCAACCGCCCCCACGTACCGCCCCGGCGTGAGCATGTACCCGTGCTCCCGCACCGTCGCGAGGTCGGCCGAGAAGCAGAACCCCGCCTCGTCCGCGTACGCCAACCCCTCCTCGCGCGCCGACGCCGTTCCCCGCCACGCGTGATAGACGCCGGCGATCTTCGCGAGGTCGACCTCCGTCAGGACCCGCTCCGTACGGTCGACCATCTCGCCCATGTTCCGGGCGTCGATGAACAGGATCTCGCCGCGCCGGTCGTCCAGGCGCTTCGCGCCCTGCGGGGTCTTGTCCTTGGCCAGGAACCACAGGCACGCCGGGATCTGCGTCGTGCGGAAAAGCTGGGACGGCATCGCGACCATGCAGGCCACCAGATCGGCCTCCACCAGCGCCTGACGGATCTCGCCCTCTCCGCTCTGCTGGGAGCTCATGGACCCGTTGGCCAGGACGATGCCGGCCGTGCCCCGCTCGCCCAGCTTGGCGATCATGTGCTGGAGCCAGGCGTAGTTGGCGTTGCCCTTCGGTGGTACCCCATACCTCCACCTCGGGTCACCCTCGTCCCTTGCCCAGTCCTTGATGTTGAACGGGGGGTTGGCCATGACGAAGTCGGCCTTGAGGTCGGGGTGCTTGTCGTCGGCGAAGGTGTCGCCCCAGCGGGGGGCGAGGTTGCCGTCAATGCCGTGGATGGCGAGGTTCATCTTGCCCAGGCGCCAGGTGCGTTCGTTGAGTTCCTGGCCGAAGACGGAGATGTCGGCCTTGTGGGCGCGCCCGGCGTGGGCCTCGATGAACTTGGCCGCCTGGACGAACATGCCGCCCGAGCCGCACGCCGGGTCGTAGACCCGTCCCTCGTACGGCTCCAGGATCTCCACGATCAGCCGGACCACGGACTGCGGGGTGTAGAACTCGCCGCCGCGCTTGCCCTCGGCCCGCGCGAAGTTGCCGAGGAAGTACTCGTACACCTCACCCAGCACATCCTGTGCGGGCTTGTCTCCGCTGCCGCCGAAGCGGGCGTCGCTGATGAGGTCGACGAGTTCGCCGAGGCGCTTCTGGTCGACGTTGTCGCGGTTGAAGATCTTTGGCAGGACGCCCGTGAGCGAGGCGTTCTCACGCATGACCGCGTCCATCGCGTCATCGAGGAGCTTGCCGACACCCTGGCTCTTGGCGTGGGTGGCGATCCACGTCCAACGGGCGGTCTCTGGTACCCAGAAGACGTGGGCGCCGGTGTACTCGTCCCGGTCCTCCAGGAAGTCGTCCATCCGGTCCTCGGTGATGCCGTCATCGGCGAGTTCCGCGGCGAGTTGGCCCCGGCGCTCGTCGAAGGCGTCGGAAACGTACTTCAGGAAGATCAGGCCGAGGACGAACTCCTTGTACTGCGCGGCGTCGATGGAGCCGCGCAGCTTGTCGGCGGCCTTCCACAGGATCGCCTGGATCTCCTTGGCGGTGGAGGCGTTGAACAACTCCGCCTGTTCGGTGGGTTTCTTCGCAGCGGTAGTCATGGGGCAGACCGTCTCCTTCAGTCGTCGGTTCCGGGCAGGTTCTGGATGGTGAGCGTGCCGTCGGCGATGCCGGCGGCGGTGAGGCGGACCAGGTCGTCGAGAGCGGCGGACTGCTCCCGCAGGAGGTGCGCGCGGGTCTCGATCTCGGCGAGCACGGAGTCGAAGCGCTCGGCCTCGCGCCTGCTCAGTTCAGGGATGAGAAGGTCTTCGATACCTCGCGAGGCCCGCACCGCACCGCTGGTGCGCGCGTAGTCGGCGGCGGCCGCCCGCAGCAGTACCGCGAGCACTCGTGGCAGCACTGGCGGGTCGGCGTCGGGGGTGACGCGGAGG
Protein-coding sequences here:
- a CDS encoding restriction endonuclease subunit S, translating into MSEWNRVPLESLLKSGVSYGIVQPGSAEATGVPIVRVKDVRNGRIDTSDPLRVSPDVEVKYSRTRLQGGEVLLTLVGSTGQVAIASDRLAGWNVARAIGVLRPIPDISPRWLQYFIESEDAQQYIRERLNTTVQATLNLKDVRVLPVPLPSRQEREGIISVIGSLDDKIAVNEHIAATADTLVSAHYQSEQAGLPAESEHLGRLAHVVVGGTPSRSIPEYWSGGTINWINSGKANEFRVLEPSEMITEDGLSASSVKLMPPGATLIGITGATMGQVSRLEIVAGGSQNVAGVWSDDPALTDWLFYDIKARVADLTKHASGGAQQHINKRIIVELECGVPTAARLAAWSAKTSPLLQIAAHALVETRTLATLRDTLLPQLMSGRLHVKDAEKIVEDHT
- a CDS encoding class I SAM-dependent DNA methyltransferase, which encodes MTTAAKKPTEQAELFNASTAKEIQAILWKAADKLRGSIDAAQYKEFVLGLIFLKYVSDAFDERRGQLAAELADDGITEDRMDDFLEDRDEYTGAHVFWVPETARWTWIATHAKSQGVGKLLDDAMDAVMRENASLTGVLPKIFNRDNVDQKRLGELVDLISDARFGGSGDKPAQDVLGEVYEYFLGNFARAEGKRGGEFYTPQSVVRLIVEILEPYEGRVYDPACGSGGMFVQAAKFIEAHAGRAHKADISVFGQELNERTWRLGKMNLAIHGIDGNLAPRWGDTFADDKHPDLKADFVMANPPFNIKDWARDEGDPRWRYGVPPKGNANYAWLQHMIAKLGERGTAGIVLANGSMSSQQSGEGEIRQALVEADLVACMVAMPSQLFRTTQIPACLWFLAKDKTPQGAKRLDDRRGEILFIDARNMGEMVDRTERVLTEVDLAKIAGVYHAWRGTASAREEGLAYADEAGFCFSADLATVREHGYMLTPGRYVGAVEAEEEGADAVAERIAALTEELYGLFDRSAELEKTVRVQLGRVDV